Proteins from a single region of Abyssalbus ytuae:
- a CDS encoding plasmid pRiA4b ORF-3 family protein — protein sequence MIYKFRIILDAEEDVFRDIEIESTDNLEDLNNAIAQAFGFDGSEMASFYLSDNEWNQGEEIVQFDMSEGVDEVRIMSEIIIEDILDKQNSNIIYVYDYYNMWTFFVELAAIDEKDQAQSYPNLLFAHGQLPDSPPNKQFEAEKLSDFDDEPDDDFDVDNYENFDFDENWN from the coding sequence ATGATATATAAATTCAGAATAATTCTAGATGCTGAAGAAGACGTATTTAGAGATATTGAAATAGAATCCACCGACAATTTGGAAGACCTGAACAATGCAATAGCCCAGGCATTTGGTTTTGACGGAAGTGAAATGGCCTCATTTTACCTTAGTGACAACGAATGGAACCAGGGAGAAGAAATAGTACAGTTTGATATGAGCGAAGGTGTTGATGAAGTACGCATAATGAGTGAAATAATTATCGAAGACATATTAGATAAACAAAACTCTAATATAATATATGTATACGATTATTATAATATGTGGACCTTCTTTGTAGAGCTGGCCGCTATAGACGAAAAAGATCAGGCACAATCCTATCCCAACCTGTTGTTTGCACACGGGCAATTACCCGATTCTCCACCCAATAAACAATTTGAAGCAGAAAAATTATCAGATTTTGATGATGAACCCGATGATGATTTTGATGTAGATAACTATGAAAATTTTGACTTTGACGAAAATTGGAATTAA
- a CDS encoding nucleoid-associated protein, translating into MINLYPTQIESLSIHRIGNKSKNEGIFFSSEPYRLNDEISAILKEYFFKPFREKEENYFRFDNEVDVEFNELYKIVSEIFNDTSSLHANSKKIATHLFDQSNHPHIKSGELYVTHLTDVMMDNQKVDAVGIFKSELKHDFLQFAENEANLDILIQQGVNINKLDKGCIVFNINKEDGYKVLSVDSNRYDTKYWLENFLGVDVLTDENFFTKKYLKFCQDFAKDVVLPAEDKKQEVMFMNRAVNHFAKNDDFEETSFLNEVIDNPDLIPEFKHYKVEKGPKYSIEDVSNFPIANKAVSEARKKIKNVINLDTNIQIKMDFINPESAEKFVEKGWDEEKQMYYYLVYFNKEQKS; encoded by the coding sequence ATGATAAACCTGTATCCAACTCAAATAGAAAGCCTTTCCATTCACAGAATAGGCAATAAAAGTAAAAATGAAGGCATCTTTTTTTCATCAGAACCTTACAGATTAAATGACGAAATATCTGCAATCCTGAAAGAATACTTTTTTAAGCCATTCAGGGAAAAAGAAGAAAATTATTTCAGGTTTGACAATGAAGTAGATGTAGAGTTTAATGAACTTTATAAAATTGTTTCTGAAATATTTAATGATACTTCATCACTCCATGCGAATTCAAAAAAAATAGCCACACATTTATTTGATCAGTCCAACCACCCTCATATAAAAAGCGGAGAACTGTATGTAACCCATTTAACCGATGTAATGATGGACAATCAAAAAGTAGATGCAGTAGGAATTTTTAAATCCGAATTAAAACATGATTTTCTTCAATTTGCTGAAAATGAGGCTAATCTCGACATACTCATCCAACAAGGTGTTAATATTAATAAACTGGACAAAGGATGCATTGTTTTCAACATTAACAAGGAAGATGGTTATAAAGTTTTATCGGTAGACAGCAACAGATATGATACCAAATACTGGCTGGAAAATTTTTTAGGGGTCGATGTATTAACCGACGAAAACTTTTTTACCAAAAAATACTTGAAGTTTTGTCAGGATTTTGCCAAAGATGTGGTATTACCTGCTGAAGATAAAAAACAGGAAGTTATGTTCATGAACAGGGCCGTAAACCACTTTGCAAAAAATGATGATTTTGAAGAAACAAGCTTCCTGAATGAAGTAATAGATAACCCGGACCTCATTCCTGAATTTAAACATTATAAAGTAGAGAAAGGGCCTAAATACAGTATTGAAGATGTCTCAAACTTCCCCATTGCAAACAAAGCAGTATCTGAAGCCAGAAAAAAAATAAAAAATGTAATTAATCTGGATACCAACATTCAAATTAAAATGGATTTTATAAATCCGGAGTCTGCCGAAAAATTTGTGGAAAAAGGATGGGATGAAGAAAAGCAAATGTATTACTATCTGGTGTATTTTAACAAAGAACAAAAAAGTTAG
- the thrS gene encoding threonine--tRNA ligase, translated as MIKITLPDGSVKEFEKNSTPMDVAKSISEGLARNIISADFNGTTIETTTPLSNDGKLVLYTWNNDEGKKAFWHSTSHIMAQALEELYPGIKLTIGPAIENGFYYDVDFGNYSVSEKDFPAIESKMMEIARGKHNFKMRSVSKSEALDYYKKQGNEFKIELIENLEDGTITFCDHSTFTDLCRGGHIPNTGIVKAVKLLSVAGAYWRGDENKPQLTRVYGISFPKQKDLKEYLELLEEAKKRDHRKLGKELELFTFSSKVGQGLPLWLPKGAALRERLENFLKKAQKKAGYEQVVSPHIGQKELYVTSGHYAKYGEDSFKPIKTPKEDEEFLLKPMNCPHHCEIYNSKPWSYKELPKRYAEFGTVYRYEQSGELHGLTRVRGFTQDDAHIFCTPEQLDDEFKKVIDLVLYVFGSLGFENFTTQVSLRDPENPDKYIGSNENWEKAETAIINATKEKGLNYIIETGEAAFYGPKLDFMVKDALGRSWQLGTIQVDYNLPERFDLNYKGSDDKLHRPVMIHRAPFGSMERFVAILLEHTAGNFPLWLMPEQAIILSISEKYEKYAEKVLNLLENNEIRALVDNRNETIGKKIREAEMKKIPFMLIVGENEANDGTISVRKHGGEDLGSISVEEFTNLINLEISRTLKQF; from the coding sequence ATGATCAAAATTACTTTACCGGACGGGTCAGTAAAAGAGTTTGAAAAGAACTCCACTCCTATGGATGTTGCTAAAAGTATTAGTGAAGGATTGGCAAGAAATATTATATCGGCTGATTTTAATGGCACAACCATAGAAACTACGACCCCATTATCCAATGACGGTAAATTAGTTTTATACACATGGAATAATGATGAAGGAAAAAAAGCTTTCTGGCATTCTACTTCACATATCATGGCACAAGCTCTGGAGGAACTTTATCCTGGCATAAAACTTACCATAGGTCCTGCAATTGAAAACGGGTTTTATTATGATGTTGATTTTGGAAATTATTCGGTTTCTGAAAAAGATTTTCCCGCAATTGAATCAAAAATGATGGAAATTGCCAGGGGTAAGCATAATTTTAAAATGAGATCGGTATCCAAATCAGAAGCTCTTGATTATTATAAGAAACAAGGTAATGAGTTCAAAATTGAACTTATTGAAAACCTTGAAGACGGTACTATCACTTTTTGCGATCATTCTACGTTTACTGATTTATGCAGGGGGGGACATATCCCGAACACCGGTATAGTTAAAGCAGTAAAGTTACTTTCGGTTGCCGGAGCCTATTGGAGAGGTGATGAAAATAAACCTCAACTTACACGTGTGTATGGGATTTCTTTTCCTAAACAAAAAGATTTAAAAGAATACCTGGAATTATTAGAAGAGGCTAAAAAACGTGACCATAGAAAACTGGGGAAAGAACTTGAACTTTTTACTTTTTCCTCAAAAGTCGGACAAGGGTTGCCATTGTGGTTACCAAAAGGTGCAGCATTAAGAGAGCGTTTAGAAAACTTTTTAAAGAAAGCACAAAAAAAAGCCGGTTACGAACAGGTGGTTTCTCCTCACATCGGCCAAAAGGAGTTATATGTAACTTCAGGACATTATGCTAAATATGGGGAAGACAGCTTTAAACCTATTAAGACACCAAAAGAAGATGAAGAATTTTTATTAAAGCCCATGAATTGTCCTCATCATTGCGAAATATACAATTCCAAACCATGGAGCTACAAAGAATTACCAAAAAGATATGCAGAGTTTGGTACAGTGTATAGATATGAGCAAAGTGGTGAATTGCATGGCCTAACCAGAGTACGGGGTTTTACACAGGATGATGCACATATATTTTGTACTCCGGAACAGCTTGATGATGAATTTAAAAAAGTTATAGATCTTGTTTTATATGTATTCGGATCGTTAGGTTTTGAAAATTTTACCACCCAGGTGTCATTGAGAGATCCTGAAAACCCTGATAAATACATAGGTAGTAACGAAAACTGGGAAAAAGCCGAAACAGCCATCATAAATGCAACTAAAGAAAAAGGCCTTAACTATATTATAGAAACAGGTGAGGCTGCTTTTTACGGACCTAAACTTGATTTTATGGTTAAAGATGCTTTGGGAAGAAGCTGGCAGCTTGGAACTATTCAGGTAGATTACAATTTACCGGAACGTTTTGACCTAAATTATAAAGGGAGTGATGATAAGCTCCATAGACCTGTAATGATACACCGTGCCCCCTTTGGCAGTATGGAACGGTTTGTTGCAATTTTGCTTGAGCATACAGCCGGAAATTTCCCTTTATGGCTAATGCCGGAACAGGCTATCATACTCTCTATCAGTGAGAAATATGAAAAATATGCTGAAAAAGTTTTAAATTTATTGGAAAATAACGAAATTCGCGCCCTTGTAGACAACAGGAATGAAACTATTGGGAAAAAAATACGCGAAGCAGAAATGAAAAAAATACCATTTATGCTGATTGTTGGAGAAAATGAGGCAAATGATGGTACGATTTCTGTAAGGAAACATGGCGGTGAAGATTTAGGATCAATTTCCGTAGAAGAGTTTACAAATTTGATTAATTTGGAAATCAGTCGTACATTAAAACAGTTTTAA
- the infC gene encoding translation initiation factor IF-3 codes for MAVRRFNKNKFQGRDDKNPHRINNDIRVPEVRLVGDNIEVGVYPTKQALAKAEELELDLVEISPKASPPVCKIMDYKKFLYEQKKREKAIKAKTTKVVIKEIRFGPQTDEHDFEFKKKHAEKFLKDGAKVKAYVFFKGRSIVYKDQGEILLLRLASELEELGKVEQMPKLEGKRMTMFLAPKKTK; via the coding sequence ATAGCAGTAAGAAGATTTAACAAGAATAAATTTCAAGGTAGGGATGACAAAAATCCACACAGGATTAACAATGACATTCGTGTACCTGAAGTAAGATTAGTTGGAGACAATATAGAAGTAGGTGTTTACCCCACAAAACAAGCTTTAGCAAAAGCTGAAGAGTTGGAATTGGATTTAGTGGAAATTTCTCCAAAAGCATCGCCCCCTGTTTGTAAAATAATGGATTATAAAAAATTCCTTTACGAACAAAAAAAGAGAGAAAAAGCAATTAAAGCAAAAACTACGAAAGTAGTTATTAAAGAAATACGTTTTGGGCCCCAAACCGATGAACATGATTTTGAATTTAAAAAGAAACATGCCGAAAAGTTTTTAAAGGATGGCGCAAAAGTAAAAGCGTATGTGTTTTTTAAGGGACGTTCTATAGTTTACAAAGATCAAGGTGAAATTTTGCTTTTAAGATTGGCTTCTGAACTGGAAGAACTTGGAAAGGTTGAACAAATGCCAAAGCTTGAAGGTAAGAGAATGACTATGTTTCTTGCTCCCAAGAAAACAAAATAA
- the rpmI gene encoding 50S ribosomal protein L35: MPKQKTKSSAKKRFKLTGSGKIKRKHAFKSHILTKKSKKRKLALTHSTLVHTNDENSVKEQLRLK; the protein is encoded by the coding sequence ATGCCTAAACAAAAAACAAAATCCAGTGCTAAAAAGCGTTTTAAGCTTACAGGTTCTGGTAAAATTAAAAGAAAGCACGCTTTTAAAAGTCATATTTTAACTAAGAAAAGTAAAAAGCGGAAGCTAGCACTTACACATTCTACTCTTGTTCATACCAATGATGAGAATAGTGTAAAAGAACAATTACGTTTAAAATAA
- the rplT gene encoding 50S ribosomal protein L20: protein MPRSVNSVAKRARRKKVLKQAKGYFGRRKNVWTVAKNAVDKAMLYSYRDRRNKKRTFRALWITRINAGARLHGMSYSQFMGQLKANDIELNRKVLADLAMNHPEAFKAIVEKVK, encoded by the coding sequence ATGCCAAGATCAGTAAATTCAGTTGCCAAAAGGGCACGCAGAAAAAAGGTACTAAAACAAGCCAAAGGTTACTTTGGAAGACGTAAAAACGTTTGGACAGTTGCAAAAAATGCTGTTGATAAAGCTATGCTTTATTCATACAGAGACCGTAGAAATAAGAAAAGAACTTTCCGTGCATTATGGATTACCCGTATTAATGCAGGTGCACGATTACACGGAATGTCTTATTCTCAATTCATGGGTCAGTTAAAAGCTAATGATATAGAACTTAACAGAAAAGTTCTGGCTGATTTAGCAATGAATCATCCTGAAGCTTTTAAAGCAATTGTAGAGAAAGTAAAATAA
- a CDS encoding HAD family hydrolase: MDLNLSGIKLVVTDMDGTLLNSQSCVSDDFFQLFNELKKHDIHFVAASGRQYHSIIDKLAPIKDDITIIAENGGLTKKRHKELLITKLPDENIKELIPVLRKIDDAYSVLCGKNSAYIETRNESFIQMFSEYYNEYTIVDDLTEVNSDDFLKIAVYSFEGSEKKIYPYVKHYEGSLQVKISGNNWLDLSHMNANKGHALKYIQKSMNIKEEETLVFGDYNNDLEMLEHAHFSFAMENAHPNVIKAANYKTKSNNEKGVEFILEKLLYSKTK; encoded by the coding sequence ATGGATTTGAATCTATCAGGAATAAAACTTGTGGTAACCGATATGGACGGTACCTTACTTAACTCCCAAAGTTGTGTAAGTGATGATTTTTTTCAACTCTTTAATGAATTAAAAAAGCATGATATCCATTTTGTAGCGGCCAGCGGCAGGCAATATCACAGTATTATTGATAAACTTGCCCCTATTAAAGATGATATTACAATTATAGCCGAAAACGGAGGGCTAACAAAAAAAAGGCATAAAGAATTACTTATTACAAAATTGCCTGATGAAAATATAAAGGAACTCATTCCGGTTTTAAGAAAAATAGACGATGCATATTCTGTTCTATGCGGGAAAAATTCGGCATATATTGAGACTCGAAATGAAAGCTTTATTCAAATGTTTAGTGAATACTATAATGAATATACCATAGTTGACGACCTGACTGAGGTAAATTCAGATGATTTTTTAAAAATTGCTGTTTACAGTTTTGAAGGTTCTGAAAAAAAAATATATCCGTATGTAAAACATTATGAAGGCTCACTACAGGTAAAAATATCAGGGAATAACTGGCTGGATTTGTCCCATATGAATGCTAACAAGGGGCATGCTTTAAAATACATACAAAAAAGCATGAATATAAAGGAAGAAGAAACCCTGGTATTTGGTGATTATAACAATGATCTTGAAATGTTAGAACATGCTCATTTTAGCTTTGCCATGGAAAATGCACATCCTAATGTAATTAAAGCTGCTAATTACAAAACCAAATCTAATAATGAGAAAGGTGTTGAATTTATATTGGAAAAATTACTTTACTCTAAAACAAAATAG
- a CDS encoding secondary thiamine-phosphate synthase enzyme YjbQ yields the protein MRFYQKEVELPAFKRGFHLITEIVKEAVPEMRKIKVGQVQVFIKHTSASLTINENADPSVRVDFENHMNKIVPENAPYYIHTYEGPDDMPAHIKGSLMGFSVQIPVTNGKMNLGIWQGIYLCEHRNNSGSRKIVVTLWGE from the coding sequence ATGCGTTTTTATCAGAAAGAAGTTGAACTGCCCGCTTTTAAAAGAGGTTTTCATTTAATTACGGAGATAGTGAAAGAAGCTGTTCCCGAAATGAGAAAAATTAAAGTAGGGCAAGTGCAGGTATTTATAAAGCATACTTCAGCCAGTTTAACCATTAATGAAAACGCCGATCCTTCGGTACGGGTAGATTTTGAAAATCATATGAATAAAATTGTTCCCGAAAACGCTCCCTATTATATCCATACCTATGAGGGGCCCGATGACATGCCTGCCCACATAAAAGGTTCTTTAATGGGCTTTTCGGTGCAAATTCCCGTTACCAACGGAAAAATGAACTTAGGTATATGGCAGGGAATATATTTGTGCGAACACCGAAACAATAGTGGATCGAGAAAAATAGTAGTTACTTTGTGGGGAGAATAA
- a CDS encoding SusD/RagB family nutrient-binding outer membrane lipoprotein, whose translation MRYIKLIVFTTLYLLVVSCTEDFDELNTDQQGFTEEEVSAKFFLTSVQYLLYSPDRYPYWRAHLIHADRFAGHFCFGHNASWWSDGLGYTYDAGYTDAAYDWLAGYFGKVKSFQELTAVGGEYENQYMYAMALIIKGLYYQMYTDTFGMVPFTEAGVEGILTPVYDEQKVIYEGIIADLDEAVNIIGDAENTGIGIEEVRENDLYCGGDLQKWKRLANTLKLRIGMRALGAEGDDFAMDAITSALSSPLLDDSERYGSVVMEKDFVISQWTAAAYGDIWYNFGAGSDWTMGSTLINILKDNNDPRLGVYAQPAIGGEFIFEDDGTDDNYQARLDFIIASLDEGGADYTLTTEGTKTTIELPGEQYIGQPTRLNGDIYPYVRYNLFSTPSEKVIQDKGAKTPGYDEIVLTSAESYFLQAEAVVRGIISGDAQALFAKGITEAMKLWDISVGEAAKYIENEAIADISAGTTEEKLEKIALQRWLVSYTDGFEAWAIVRDTGYPSNLAAGVSDPVLFELGTLNGAYPQRMRYGSNAQANPNYSTAISTQGPDVQGTKLWFAK comes from the coding sequence ATGAGATATATTAAATTAATAGTATTTACTACTTTATACTTATTGGTAGTATCATGCACAGAAGATTTTGACGAACTAAATACCGATCAACAGGGTTTTACTGAAGAGGAAGTAAGTGCAAAATTTTTCCTTACCAGCGTACAGTATTTGTTGTATTCACCAGACCGGTATCCTTACTGGAGAGCTCATTTAATACATGCTGATAGGTTTGCCGGACATTTTTGTTTTGGTCACAATGCATCCTGGTGGTCAGACGGGCTAGGTTATACCTATGATGCAGGATATACTGATGCAGCTTATGACTGGTTAGCCGGGTATTTCGGAAAAGTAAAATCTTTTCAGGAACTCACTGCCGTAGGGGGTGAATATGAAAATCAATATATGTATGCCATGGCTCTTATAATAAAAGGATTGTACTACCAAATGTATACAGATACTTTTGGGATGGTACCCTTTACAGAAGCAGGAGTAGAAGGTATTTTAACTCCTGTATATGATGAACAAAAAGTAATTTATGAAGGTATTATAGCAGATCTGGATGAAGCTGTGAATATTATTGGGGATGCTGAAAATACGGGAATAGGAATCGAGGAAGTAAGGGAAAATGATTTGTATTGCGGAGGCGATCTGCAAAAATGGAAAAGACTGGCAAATACATTAAAATTAAGAATAGGAATGCGTGCTTTAGGAGCAGAAGGAGACGATTTTGCCATGGATGCAATAACTTCAGCTTTGTCATCACCCCTTTTAGATGATTCGGAAAGATATGGCAGCGTGGTGATGGAAAAAGATTTTGTGATTAGTCAATGGACTGCCGCCGCCTATGGTGATATCTGGTATAACTTCGGTGCAGGTTCTGATTGGACGATGGGGAGCACCCTCATAAACATATTAAAAGATAATAATGATCCCCGTTTAGGTGTATATGCACAACCCGCAATAGGTGGAGAATTTATATTCGAGGACGATGGTACGGATGATAATTATCAGGCTCGGTTAGATTTTATTATTGCCAGCCTTGATGAGGGTGGAGCTGATTATACCTTAACGACTGAAGGCACAAAAACAACAATAGAATTGCCAGGTGAACAGTATATTGGACAACCAACACGTTTGAATGGTGATATATATCCCTACGTAAGGTATAATTTATTTAGTACTCCCAGCGAAAAAGTAATTCAAGATAAAGGGGCAAAAACACCTGGTTATGATGAAATAGTACTAACCAGTGCAGAGTCGTATTTCTTACAGGCAGAAGCTGTAGTTAGAGGAATAATATCAGGCGATGCACAGGCTCTGTTTGCTAAAGGTATTACGGAAGCAATGAAACTGTGGGATATATCGGTAGGAGAGGCTGCTAAATATATAGAAAATGAAGCCATAGCTGATATCAGTGCAGGAACTACGGAAGAAAAGTTAGAAAAAATAGCCTTGCAACGATGGCTGGTAAGTTATACCGACGGGTTTGAAGCATGGGCAATAGTAAGAGATACAGGTTATCCTTCCAATTTGGCTGCCGGAGTATCTGATCCTGTTTTGTTTGAGTTGGGAACTTTAAACGGAGCATATCCTCAACGTATGCGTTATGGATCTAACGCTCAGGCAAATCCTAATTACTCAACTGCTATTAGTACACAGGGGCCAGACGTTCAGGGAACTAAATTATGGTTTGCTAAATAA
- a CDS encoding SusC/RagA family TonB-linked outer membrane protein, whose product MIKKKLHLLFILCFFYFSYTSAQSVTITGTITDTDNIPLAGVNIIVKGTSIGTSSDFDGGYSIDVDGEAPVLQFSYLGFKSLEIPVNGRTAINVVLEENYEALDEVVVTSLGISREKKSLGYSVTQVDGSSVSLVKEPNVASSLAGKVAGVVVTRSTSGPAGGTRIVIRGNNSLKGENQPLYVIDGVPIDNSGLTTIESLNEIRSGEVAANEYSVGDFGSGISDINPDDIESISVLKGPNAAALYGSRASNGAIVITTKKGSLGKGLGISYTTSTTFEKPLVLPEYQNQYGRGTDGNFPDIQPDTDNTLVNEVAAVTREYSWGPEFDGSQQLEFNGELRPYSAQPNNVKDFFNTGTSFVNTLAISGGTEKSSLFFSYTNSDIGSILPNSSVTRNNFNLRGQMQLSDKLSFDAKVTYFLQDAKNRPEQGTEGIAAYLLTIPRNVNINDLRQYQNVDNPIDPNNPYNVIAAINGAGNPHWMVYNDSNKDKRKRIYGYAKMDYKFTDWLSAFVRVGTDAINHNTEDITATGHHFYPGGLIVFNKTERTETNYDFLVMFNKDISEKFNLSANAGANARHSSVSTSKITGEDFRIPGRYFLDNTDGEKIVAQQSGEIEKKVHSVYGQASLSYEDMIYLEVTGRNDWSSALSSENRSYFYSSGSLSLLLDQIFDLNNTKINLAKIRISIANVGNDTDPQQIVNLFKIIPNSFNNVTQIDRPNIKFSESLKPEDVTSTDFGFEFRAFNNRFFADFSYYNITSTDLIFDVPVDPGTGYDYFRTNVGKITNKGFEVLIGGTPVQSENFKWDTSINISKNKNKLESLIEGQDNFTFSSSNGGIVDVRAQVGGGFGDIYTTTWLRNDAGQLILTSEGRPQATSERVKQGNYQPDAVGGFTNTFSYKNFTLNTLIDFRLGGDVYSFTDASLDDTGVSKRSLQFRESGVVVEGVVDDGTGNFIPNTTTISAQDYWGAVSNIGSEYVYDQTNVRLREVSLTYRFPKKLLDKTFITNAAVSLTGRNLFFLYKKVDNFDPESSYSTSNFRQGVLFYSLPTTRSLGLSLNVNF is encoded by the coding sequence ATGATTAAAAAAAAACTACATCTGTTGTTTATTTTGTGCTTTTTTTATTTCAGTTATACATCTGCACAATCTGTAACAATTACAGGAACTATTACCGATACAGATAATATTCCCCTGGCAGGGGTTAATATTATTGTGAAAGGTACTTCTATAGGAACGTCCTCTGATTTTGACGGAGGTTATTCTATAGATGTTGACGGCGAAGCACCGGTTTTACAATTTTCTTATTTAGGTTTTAAAAGCCTCGAAATACCTGTAAATGGAAGAACTGCCATTAATGTGGTTTTAGAAGAAAATTATGAGGCTTTAGACGAAGTGGTTGTAACATCGTTAGGAATTTCCCGAGAAAAAAAGTCATTGGGATATTCTGTCACCCAGGTAGATGGTTCTTCTGTTTCCCTGGTTAAAGAACCAAACGTAGCAAGTTCGTTAGCCGGTAAGGTAGCCGGGGTGGTAGTTACACGATCTACTTCAGGCCCGGCAGGAGGTACCAGAATTGTGATTAGGGGTAATAACTCATTAAAAGGGGAAAACCAGCCTTTGTATGTAATTGATGGTGTTCCCATAGATAACTCGGGTTTAACCACTATTGAATCACTAAATGAAATACGAAGTGGGGAAGTTGCAGCCAATGAATATAGTGTGGGAGATTTTGGTTCGGGTATTTCCGATATTAACCCCGACGATATTGAATCTATTTCTGTATTAAAAGGGCCCAATGCTGCTGCTTTATATGGTTCCCGTGCCAGTAACGGAGCCATAGTTATCACTACCAAAAAGGGTTCACTTGGTAAAGGGCTCGGAATTTCATATACTACCAGTACAACTTTTGAAAAGCCTTTGGTACTGCCTGAATATCAAAATCAATACGGAAGGGGAACCGATGGTAATTTTCCCGATATTCAACCGGATACTGATAATACTCTTGTAAATGAAGTAGCAGCGGTAACCAGGGAATATTCATGGGGGCCCGAATTTGACGGTTCCCAGCAGTTAGAATTCAACGGAGAATTAAGGCCTTATTCGGCGCAACCAAATAATGTAAAAGACTTTTTTAATACAGGAACCAGTTTTGTAAATACACTGGCTATAAGTGGTGGAACGGAAAAATCTTCTCTATTCTTTTCCTATACAAATTCAGATATTGGTTCTATTTTGCCCAATTCGTCTGTTACCAGAAATAATTTTAATCTTAGAGGACAAATGCAATTGTCGGACAAATTATCTTTTGATGCGAAGGTAACTTACTTTTTACAGGATGCTAAAAACAGGCCGGAACAAGGTACCGAAGGTATTGCCGCATATTTATTAACCATCCCGCGAAATGTAAATATTAATGACCTAAGGCAATATCAAAATGTTGACAATCCTATAGACCCCAATAACCCTTATAATGTTATAGCAGCGATTAACGGGGCGGGAAATCCGCACTGGATGGTGTATAACGACTCCAACAAAGACAAACGTAAAAGAATTTACGGCTACGCAAAAATGGACTATAAATTTACCGATTGGCTATCAGCCTTTGTAAGAGTAGGTACCGATGCGATAAACCATAATACAGAGGATATTACTGCAACAGGCCACCATTTTTATCCTGGGGGGCTTATCGTTTTTAATAAAACGGAAAGAACTGAAACCAATTATGATTTTTTGGTTATGTTTAACAAGGATATCAGCGAAAAATTCAATCTTTCAGCCAATGCGGGTGCTAATGCAAGACATTCATCTGTGAGTACCTCTAAAATAACTGGTGAAGATTTCAGAATTCCGGGCAGATATTTTCTCGATAATACTGATGGCGAGAAGATCGTAGCACAACAATCGGGAGAAATAGAAAAGAAAGTACACTCTGTATATGGGCAGGCTTCATTATCATATGAAGACATGATATATTTGGAAGTGACAGGCAGAAATGATTGGTCTTCAGCATTATCTTCCGAAAACAGGTCTTATTTTTACAGCTCCGGTAGTTTAAGTTTATTGTTAGATCAAATTTTTGATCTTAATAATACTAAGATCAATTTAGCTAAAATAAGAATAAGTATAGCAAATGTTGGTAATGATACTGATCCTCAGCAAATTGTAAATCTTTTTAAAATAATTCCGAATAGTTTCAATAATGTTACCCAAATAGACCGGCCAAATATTAAATTTAGTGAAAGTCTTAAGCCAGAAGATGTTACTTCTACTGATTTCGGGTTTGAATTCAGGGCCTTTAACAACAGGTTTTTTGCAGACTTCTCTTATTACAATATTACCTCTACCGACCTTATTTTTGATGTACCCGTTGACCCCGGAACAGGATACGATTATTTCAGAACAAATGTGGGGAAAATTACTAATAAGGGATTTGAAGTGTTAATTGGAGGGACTCCTGTTCAATCAGAAAACTTTAAGTGGGATACTTCAATTAATATATCAAAAAACAAAAACAAACTTGAGAGCCTCATTGAAGGTCAGGATAACTTTACATTTAGTTCCAGTAATGGAGGAATTGTTGATGTAAGGGCTCAGGTGGGCGGTGGTTTTGGAGATATTTATACGACTACCTGGTTGCGAAATGATGCCGGGCAATTAATTTTAACTTCCGAAGGAAGGCCACAGGCTACTTCTGAACGTGTAAAACAAGGTAATTATCAACCGGATGCAGTGGGAGGTTTCACCAATACATTCAGCTATAAAAATTTTACTCTCAATACTTTGATTGATTTTAGACTTGGCGGTGATGTGTATTCCTTTACGGATGCTTCCCTCGATGACACAGGGGTATCAAAAAGATCTTTACAATTCAGAGAATCAGGCGTAGTGGTTGAAGGAGTTGTTGATGATGGCACTGGAAATTTTATACCTAACACAACAACTATAAGTGCTCAGGATTACTGGGGGGCTGTAAGTAATATAGGATCAGAGTATGTGTATGACCAAACCAATGTAAGATTGCGCGAAGTAAGTCTGACATACCGTTTTCCTAAAAAATTGCTGGATAAAACTTTTATTACCAACGCAGCGGTAAGTTTAACCGGTAGAAACCTCTTTTTCTTATATAAAAAGGTGGATAATTTTGATCCGGAATCAAGCTATTCAACTTCCAATTTCAGGCAAGGAGTTTTGTTTTATTCATTACCTACCACCAGAAGTTTAGGATTAAGCCTCAATGTTAATTTTTAA